A window of the Cicer arietinum cultivar CDC Frontier isolate Library 1 chromosome 6, Cicar.CDCFrontier_v2.0, whole genome shotgun sequence genome harbors these coding sequences:
- the LOC101489008 gene encoding auxin-induced protein IAA6 isoform X1: MAREGLGFEITELRLGLPGGEPPSVVKNEKKRMFSEINGEGDENECSGDRKIDKKNQVVGWPPVCSYRKKNTMNEGSKMYMKVSMDGAPFLRKIDLGMHKGYLELALALEKLFDCCGIEEALKDGDNCEHVPIYEDKDGDWMLVGDVPWE; encoded by the exons ATGGCAAGAGAAGGTCTTGGATTTGAAATAACCGAGCTAAGGTTGGGTTTGCCGGGCGGCGAGCCGCCAAGCGTAGTGAAGAATGAGAAGAAGAGGATGTTTTCCGAAATCAACGGTGAAGGAGATGAAAATGAATGTTCGGGTGATCGGAAAATCGATAAGAAGAATCAAGTAGTAGGGTGGCCTCCGGTGTGTTCGTATCGAAAGAAGAATACTATGAATGAAGGTTCAAAAATGTACATGAAGGTTAGTATGGATGGAGCTCCTTTCTTGCGTAAGATTGATCTTGGTATGCATAAGGGATACTTGGAGTTAGCTTTGGCTTTAGAGAAGCTCTTTGATTGTTGTGGAATTG AAGAGGCATTGAAGGATGGGGACAATTGTGAACACGTTCCAatttatgaagacaaagatgGTGACTGGATGCTGGTTGGAGATGTCCCTTGGGAGTAA